A genomic stretch from Bordetella sp. N includes:
- a CDS encoding fructose bisphosphate aldolase, whose product MNQEQLSKIADGKGFIAALDQSGGSTPKALKLYGVEESEYSGEAQMFDLVHAMRTRIVTSPAFDGRRVLGAILFEQTMDRQFDGLDAADYLWQRKQVVPFLKVDKGLADEADGVQLMKPIPGLDALLKRAVAKKIFGTKMRSVVNGANQKGIDAVLDQQFEIGRQIFAAGLIPILEPEVSIKAADKEQAEVLLKQGFLKRLDALPSDVQVMLKLTLPNVDGYYKELVDHPRVVRVVALSGGYDRDEANARLSRNPGVIASFSRALTEGLSAKQSDEAFNSALDGAIEGIYRASIA is encoded by the coding sequence ATGAATCAAGAACAACTTAGCAAGATCGCGGATGGCAAAGGATTCATTGCCGCGTTGGACCAAAGTGGCGGTAGCACCCCCAAGGCTCTGAAGCTCTACGGCGTGGAAGAATCGGAATACAGCGGCGAAGCCCAGATGTTCGACCTGGTCCACGCCATGCGCACCCGCATCGTCACCAGCCCGGCCTTCGACGGCCGCCGTGTACTGGGCGCCATCCTTTTCGAACAAACGATGGACCGCCAGTTCGACGGCCTGGATGCCGCCGACTATCTATGGCAACGCAAGCAGGTCGTGCCTTTCCTGAAGGTCGACAAGGGCCTGGCTGACGAAGCCGACGGCGTGCAGTTGATGAAGCCGATCCCGGGCCTGGACGCGCTGCTCAAGCGCGCGGTGGCCAAGAAGATCTTCGGCACGAAGATGCGGTCGGTGGTGAACGGCGCCAATCAAAAGGGCATCGATGCCGTGCTCGACCAGCAATTCGAGATCGGTCGCCAGATCTTCGCCGCGGGCTTGATTCCCATCCTTGAACCGGAAGTCTCCATCAAGGCGGCGGACAAGGAACAGGCCGAAGTGCTGCTAAAGCAAGGTTTCCTGAAGCGCCTGGACGCGCTGCCCAGCGACGTGCAAGTCATGCTCAAACTGACCTTGCCCAACGTCGACGGGTACTACAAGGAACTGGTCGATCATCCGCGCGTCGTGCGCGTCGTCGCGCTGTCGGGCGGCTACGACCGGGACGAAGCCAATGCTCGCCTGTCGCGCAATCCGGGTGTCATCGCAAGCTTCAGCCGCGCCCTGACGGAAGGCCTCAGCGCGAAGCAGTCCGACGAAGCGTTCAACAGCGCCCTGGATGGCGCCATTGAAGGCATCTACCGCGCTTCCATCGCCTGA